One genomic region from Stackebrandtia nassauensis DSM 44728 encodes:
- a CDS encoding glycerophosphodiester phosphodiesterase family protein produces MGRRSKPLIVAIVATLMVAGSTPATAIAVEPDPVTAAPPKAGVDAAPGLAAEPATVTVAHRAAAGKAPEQTHAAMTRAVDLRPEHIEIDVQLSKDDVPVIVHDRTFARTTDVESVFPGREHDPIGSFTYREIRRLDAGSWFGKKFAGQRIPRLSAVVDHLDGTGVGLFLELKNPNDSPGLERVVDKVIDADYRWRGVPMTFLSFDADSLHRMAKLRSTDRLLWLSPDVPSTSTLRQVAGWADELGADYRRLTKQDVGRVHRAGLRLAVYTVNTRSAQSWVLSIRADSLITDYPEWVKS; encoded by the coding sequence ATGGGCAGACGAAGCAAACCGTTGATCGTCGCGATTGTCGCGACCCTGATGGTGGCGGGAAGCACCCCGGCCACGGCCATCGCGGTCGAGCCGGATCCCGTGACCGCCGCACCGCCGAAGGCCGGAGTCGACGCCGCGCCCGGCCTGGCCGCCGAGCCCGCGACCGTGACGGTGGCGCACCGGGCCGCGGCCGGGAAGGCGCCCGAGCAGACCCACGCGGCGATGACCCGGGCGGTGGACCTGCGGCCCGAGCACATCGAGATCGACGTCCAGTTGTCCAAGGACGACGTCCCGGTCATCGTGCACGACCGGACCTTCGCCCGCACCACCGACGTCGAGTCGGTGTTCCCGGGCCGCGAGCACGATCCGATCGGTTCGTTCACCTACCGCGAGATCCGGCGGCTGGACGCGGGCAGCTGGTTCGGCAAGAAGTTCGCCGGACAGCGGATTCCCCGGCTGTCGGCGGTGGTGGACCACCTGGACGGCACCGGTGTCGGGCTGTTCCTGGAACTGAAGAACCCCAACGACTCGCCCGGCCTGGAACGCGTCGTCGACAAGGTCATCGACGCCGACTACCGCTGGCGGGGCGTGCCGATGACGTTCCTGTCCTTCGACGCCGACAGCCTGCACCGGATGGCGAAGCTGCGTTCCACGGACCGGCTTTTGTGGCTGAGCCCGGACGTGCCCTCCACCTCGACGCTGCGCCAGGTCGCCGGTTGGGCCGACGAGCTGGGCGCCGACTACCGCCGTCTCACCAAGCAGGACGTCGGCCGGGTGCACAGGGCCGGGCTGCGGCTGGCGGTCTACACGGTCAACACCCGCTCGGCGCAGTCGTGGGTGCTGTCCATTCGCGCCGATAGTCTCATCACGGACTATCCGGAGTGGGTCAAGTCCTGA
- a CDS encoding siderophore-interacting protein: MTQEPARASRGVVELTVLRTEWRTPHMIRVVLGGDGIADFRDNNDADHYVKLLFPPKGVTYPEPFCLDSVQKDLPRSQWPIRRTYTVRSFSAGLGELVIDFVYHGDEGIAGPWAAAAKPGDVLRLVGPGGKYSPSPDADWHLLVGDESAIPAIGSALERMPAGASVKVIVQVDNPDEQQKFDTHAEVDITWLYRCEAENGDPRAQLAGAVFDWEFPPGQGHFFVHGEAEVVMKRIRPYLLRDRQVHRDWLSISGYWRQGNTEESFREWKAQQAAAKN, translated from the coding sequence ATGACGCAAGAGCCAGCCCGCGCTTCCCGTGGGGTAGTCGAACTGACGGTGCTGCGCACCGAATGGCGGACCCCCCACATGATCCGCGTGGTGCTCGGTGGCGACGGCATCGCCGACTTCCGGGACAACAACGACGCCGACCACTACGTCAAGCTGCTGTTCCCGCCCAAGGGCGTGACGTACCCGGAGCCGTTCTGCCTGGACTCGGTGCAGAAGGACCTGCCCCGGTCCCAGTGGCCGATCCGGCGCACCTACACCGTGCGCTCCTTCTCGGCGGGCCTGGGCGAGCTGGTCATCGACTTCGTCTACCACGGCGACGAGGGCATCGCCGGCCCCTGGGCGGCGGCGGCCAAACCCGGCGACGTGCTGCGGCTGGTGGGCCCGGGCGGCAAGTACTCCCCCTCCCCCGACGCGGACTGGCACCTGCTGGTCGGCGACGAGTCCGCGATCCCCGCGATCGGCTCGGCGCTGGAGCGCATGCCCGCCGGTGCCTCGGTGAAGGTCATCGTGCAGGTCGACAATCCCGACGAGCAGCAGAAGTTCGACACCCACGCCGAGGTCGACATCACCTGGCTGTACCGCTGCGAGGCCGAGAACGGCGACCCGCGCGCCCAGCTGGCCGGGGCCGTCTTCGACTGGGAGTTCCCGCCCGGACAGGGCCACTTCTTCGTCCACGGTGAGGCCGAGGTCGTCATGAAACGGATCCGGCCGTATCTGCTGCGCGACCGCCAGGTCCATCGCGACTGGCTGTCCATATCGGGCTACTGGCGGCAGGGAAACACCGAGGAGAGTTTCAGAGAGTGGAAAGCCCAGCAGGCCGCCGCTAAAAACTGA
- a CDS encoding PQQ-dependent sugar dehydrogenase, translating into MKRPWIAVSIVTALVGAGVAGVASADTETAEAGFDFGNGETVAEGLELPWGMDFLPDGSALFAQRDTAEIKQVKPGGEAEVVATLDEVQPNGEGGLLGLAVSPTYDEDKFVYVYYTTGEDNRVARLTLDNPAPEVIIDGIPRASIHNGGRLEFGPDGKLYATTGDASNGDNSQDPENLGGKILRVNPDGSVPDDNPTKGSPVYTLGHRNVQGIAWTKEGQAFASELGQNTWDEVNKIEAGKNYGWPEVEGEGGEPEYVDPIVTWATSEASPSGAEIVGDTMFVAALRGERLWLVPHGGGDPTAVLEGEVGRIRTVELGPDGYLWIATANGSDDKILRFPPEQV; encoded by the coding sequence ATGAAACGGCCATGGATAGCCGTCAGTATCGTCACCGCCTTGGTCGGCGCGGGGGTGGCGGGTGTGGCAAGCGCCGACACCGAAACCGCCGAGGCGGGCTTCGACTTCGGCAACGGCGAGACCGTCGCCGAGGGCCTGGAACTGCCCTGGGGCATGGACTTCCTGCCCGACGGCAGCGCGCTGTTCGCGCAGCGCGACACCGCCGAGATCAAGCAGGTCAAGCCCGGCGGCGAGGCCGAGGTGGTGGCGACCCTCGACGAGGTGCAGCCCAACGGCGAGGGCGGGCTGCTCGGCCTGGCGGTCTCACCCACCTACGACGAGGACAAGTTCGTCTACGTCTACTACACCACCGGCGAGGACAACCGCGTCGCCCGACTGACCTTGGACAACCCGGCACCCGAGGTCATCATCGACGGCATCCCGCGCGCCTCCATCCACAACGGAGGGCGGCTGGAGTTCGGGCCCGACGGCAAGCTGTACGCCACCACCGGCGACGCGTCCAATGGCGACAACTCGCAGGACCCGGAGAACCTGGGCGGCAAGATCCTGCGCGTCAACCCCGACGGCAGCGTCCCCGACGACAACCCGACCAAGGGTTCACCGGTGTACACGCTGGGGCACCGCAACGTCCAGGGCATCGCCTGGACCAAGGAGGGCCAGGCCTTCGCCAGCGAGCTGGGGCAGAACACCTGGGACGAGGTCAACAAGATCGAGGCCGGTAAGAACTACGGCTGGCCCGAGGTGGAGGGCGAGGGCGGCGAACCGGAGTACGTCGACCCGATCGTCACCTGGGCGACCTCCGAGGCCTCGCCCAGCGGCGCCGAGATCGTCGGCGACACCATGTTCGTGGCCGCGCTGCGCGGCGAGCGGCTGTGGCTGGTTCCGCACGGCGGCGGCGACCCGACCGCGGTGCTGGAAGGCGAGGTGGGACGGATCCGTACCGTCGAACTGGGCCCGGACGGCTATCTGTGGATCGCCACCGCGAACGGCTCCGACGACAAGATCCTCCGGTTCCCCCCGGAACAAGTCTGA